Proteins found in one Pseudomonas mosselii genomic segment:
- a CDS encoding DUF485 domain-containing protein: MTPEHLESISKHPAFVQLIQRKRRLNGSLTLTMLVAYYGFVLLVAFAPGVLGQSLSGGVTSVGMLVGVLMVLLSFALTGVYMHRANRVIDPLNEVVKQECAR, translated from the coding sequence ATGACACCCGAACACCTCGAATCCATCAGCAAGCACCCCGCCTTCGTGCAACTGATCCAGCGCAAGCGCCGCCTCAATGGCTCGCTGACCCTGACCATGCTCGTTGCTTACTACGGCTTCGTCCTGCTGGTGGCCTTCGCCCCCGGCGTGCTCGGCCAGTCCCTCAGCGGCGGGGTGACCAGCGTCGGCATGCTGGTGGGCGTGCTGATGGTGCTGCTGTCCTTCGCCCTCACCGGCGTCTACATGCACCGCGCCAACCGCGTCATCGACCCGCTCAACGAAGTGGTCAAGCAGGAGTGCGCGCGATGA